One stretch of Mangifera indica cultivar Alphonso chromosome 9, CATAS_Mindica_2.1, whole genome shotgun sequence DNA includes these proteins:
- the LOC123225932 gene encoding uncharacterized protein LOC123225932, with the protein MAQKLSLFSLFILFSLFKPSLSQSFDPPTVYELLPKYGLPQGLLPATVVSYTLNDDGSFIVNLSSTCYIEFDYLVYYDKIITGKLRYGAITNLKGIQVQRFLFWFDVDEIKVDLPPSDSIYFQVGLINKKLDVGQFKTVHSCRDDKLGSFESGCRSWFRTLKLPTPLEDEVQMLITE; encoded by the exons ATGGCTCAAAagctctctcttttttctctcttcatccTCTTCTCCCTCTTCAAACCCTCTCTTTCTCAATCCTTCGATCCCCCCACCGTCTACGAGCTCCTCCCCAAGTACGGCCTCCCTCAGGGCCTCTTGCCAGCCACCGTCGTCAGCTACACCCTCAACGACGACGGCTCCTTCATCGTCAATCTGTCCTCCACCTGCTACATCGAGTTCGACTACTTGGTCTATTACGACAAGATCATCACTGGAAAGCTCCGTTACGGCGCCATCACCAATCTCAAGGGTATTCAAGTTCAGCGATTCTTGTTTTGGTTCGATGTTGATGAGATCAAGGTCGATTTGCCGCCGTCTGATTCGATTTACTTCCAGGTTGGATTGATCAATAAGAAGCTCGACGTGGGCCAGTTCAAAACTGTCCATTCTTGTCGTGATGATAAGTTGGGTTCTTTCGAGTCGGGTTGCAGGTCATGGTTTCGGACTCTGAAG CTGCCGACTCCCCTTGAAGATGAAGTCCAGATGCTAATTACAGAGTAG